In one Enterobacteriaceae endosymbiont of Donacia thalassina genomic region, the following are encoded:
- the greA gene encoding transcription elongation factor GreA codes for MIIQIPMTLKGIKKLRKELIKLKNIERPKIINSIIEARKHGDLKENAEYQAAREAQSFCEGRIKEIEIKLSNANIIDVTKIIHNDKIIFGSTVYIQNILTNKKITYKIVGNDESDLKNNLISINAPLARALIGKKKNNIIKVQTPKGIIKYKILKIEYI; via the coding sequence ATGATAATTCAAATTCCTATGACCTTAAAAGGTATAAAAAAACTAAGAAAAGAATTAATTAAATTAAAAAATATAGAAAGACCAAAAATTATTAATTCTATTATCGAAGCTAGAAAACATGGTGATTTAAAAGAAAATGCTGAATATCAAGCAGCTCGTGAAGCACAAAGTTTTTGTGAAGGACGAATTAAAGAAATAGAAATTAAACTATCAAATGCTAATATAATAGATGTTACAAAAATTATTCATAATGATAAAATTATTTTTGGTTCTACTGTGTATATACAAAATATTTTAACTAATAAAAAAATTACTTATAAAATTGTTGGTAATGATGAATCAGATTTAAAAAATAATTTAATTTCAATTAATGCTCCTTTAGCTAGAGCATTAATAGGGAAAAAAAAAAATAATATTATTAAAGTACAAACTCCAAAAGGTATTATAAAATATAAAATCTTAAAAATAGAATAT